The genomic window TCTCCCGTCGAGCCGCCGTGGACATCGGGCATACCCTTGCCTTTCAACCTGAAGACCTTTCCGCTCTGCGTGCCGGGAGGGATTCTCATATTGACCATGCCGCTTAAAGTGGGTACTTCTATTTCGCCTCCCAGCACTGCCTTGGACAAAGTCAATGCCGCCTCGTAGAAAAGGTCGTTATCGTCACGTTTGAATACGGGGTGCTCTTTTATCCTTACCAGCACATAAAGGTCCCCGCTGCCTGCCTCACCCGCCTCGCCTTCGCCTCTTAATCTTAAGTGAGAACCGTCGCTTATTCCCGCGGGGATCTTGACTTTGATCTTACGCTGCTGCTTTACGCGGCCTTCTCCGTAACATTTTGAACAGGGAGTAGAAATAACCTTGCCTTCTCCCCGGCAGTTGGGGCAGGTCTGCGTCAGTTGAAAAAAGCCGCTTGAGACGCTGACGCGGCCGCTGCCCCTGCATTTCGGGCAATTCGCCTTCTTAGTGCCGGGTTTGGCGCCGCTTCCGGAACAATTGCCGCAGAGCTCATAGCGGCTGATCTCCAGCGCCTTCTCAACCCCCTCGTATGCCTCCTCTAAAGTGACATCTGCCGCGAACTCTAAGTCCCTTCCGCGCCTGCTGCGGCGGCCTGACGGCCGGCCCCTGCCGGCGCCGAAAATATCAAAACCCAGATCTCCGAATATCCCTTCAAAAATACTGCCTCCGGCGCCAAGCCCTTCAAAGATACTGGAGAAATCAGCCCCTCTGAATATGTCCTCATAGGAATATTTCTGGTCAACTCCCGCGTGGCCGTACTGGTCGTAAAGCAAGCGCTTATTAGGGTCGGAAAGCACGGCGTAGGCCTCTGATATTTCCTTGAACTTCTCTTCGGCGCCTTTTTTCTGTTCCGCGGGCACCCTGTCAGGATGATGCTTCAAGGCGAGATTCCTATACGCCTTCTTTATCTCATCGGTAGAGGCGCCCTTGTTTATGCCCAGCACTTCATAATAGTCACGCTTGGTAGACATTACTTTTTGTCGTCTTCTTCCTTATACTCCGCGTCGATCACATCATCTTTTTTCTTGTCCTGCCTCGGCTCTTCCCTGCCGGCCTCTTCCGGCTGCCCCTGCGCTTGCGCCTGGCCCTGCTGCTTGGCTTGAGCCTGCTTGTATACCTCCTCGGCAAGCTTATGAGAGGCCTGCATCAGTTCTTCCGTGCCCTTCTTTATCTTATCAACATCCGTCCCTTTCAACGCCTCTTTCAGGGCATCGGACTTCTTTTGAATATCTTCTTTATCCGAAGCAGAGACCTTATCGCCGAAATCCTTTAAAGATTTTTCCGTGGCATACACCAGGGAATCCGCCTGATTCCTTATCTCTACCTCTTCTTTCTTCCTGGTATCATCCGCGGCGAATTTTTCCGCTTCTTTGACCATCTTTTCGATCTCTTCCTTGGAAAGCTTTTTAGGAGCGGTTATGCGCATGCTCTGCTCCTTGCCTGTGCCAAGGTCTTTGGCGCTTACATGCACAATACCATCCCTGTCAATGTCAAAGGCAACCTCTATCTGGGGCACGCCGCGGGGAGCCGCGGGTATACCTATCAGATCAAACCTCCCCAGCTCAGTATTATCGTTGGCCATCTGGCGCTCACCCTGAAGAACCCGCACCGTAACCGCTGTTTGATTATCCGCGGCCGTAGAAAACACCTGGCTTTTCCTCGTGGGTATGGTTGTGTTGCGCTCGATCAACTTTGTAAATACTCCCCCCAAGGTCTCTATGCCTAAGGATAAAGGCGTAACATCAAGCAGGAGAACCTCTTTCGCGTCTCCCTTGATAATGGCGGCCTGGATTGCCGCGCCCAGAGCAACGCATTCCATCGGGTCTATGCCGCGCTCTATTTTCTTGCCCACTAAATCCTCAAGGAACTTCTGCACAACAGGCATCCTTGTGGGGCCGCCTACCATTATTATCTTATCTATATCATTAGGCGTAAGGTTGGCATCTTTTAGCGCCTGCTCTACGGGGTGCCTGCAGCGGTCGATTATAGGGCCGACCAGTTCTTCCAGCTTTGACCGCGTCATTGACATGGTCAGATGCTTGGGGCCGGACGCGTCGGCGGTAATAAAGGGAAGGTTTATATCCGTCGTAAGCGTGCTGGAGAGCTCAACCTTCGCTTTTTCCGCCCCTTCCCTTACTCTCTGGAGGGCCATCTTGTCATTCCTTATATCAATGCCGCTTTCCTTCTTGAATTTATCGGCAATATAGTCGATCAGCACATTGTCCATATCCGTGCCGCCGAGACGCGTGTCGCCGTTGGTGGCCTTGACTTCAAATCCGCCGGCGCCATGCTCCTTATCGTGCCACATATCCATAACGGTGACATCCAGCGTTCCACCGCCGAAATCAAACACCATGATCTTCATTTCCTTGCCGACCTTATCAAGGCCGTACGCGAGGCAGGCGGCGGTCGGCTCATTGATTATCCTCAGGACCTTCAGGCCCGCGATCTCTCCGGCGTCCTTCGTTGCCTGGCGCTGGTTATCGTCAAAGTAAGCCGGGCAGGTGATCACCGCCTCTTCCACTTTATCGCCAAGATAGCTTTCAGCATCCTGCTTTATCTTCTGAAGGATGAACGCGGATATCTGCTGCGGCGTGTATTCCCTGCCGAATACCTTATAATGGAAATCCTCCCCCATCTTTCGCTTGGCCGCCTGAATAGTGCCTTCCGCGTTTATGGCTGCCTGCCTTCTCGCCGGCTCGCCTACCAGCCGCTGCCCGTCTTTGGTAAAGGCAACGACTGAAGGGAACGCCTTGCCCGAGGCAATGCCCGCGCCTTCAGCAGAAGGGATGATCACAGGCCTGCCTGCCTCCATTACAGCCGCCGCTGAGTTTGATGTTCCTAAATCGATACCGATTACACGCGCCATTTCTTATACCTCCTTGAGCACCTTAAGTTTTTATTTAGCGAAACTTCGACGAGTGCATTAAAATTTTGCTCTTTAAAATTTTAATGCTTCTTACGAGTCGAAGCACAACACTCTCAGGGTTTCTTTGATACCTTGACCTTGGCAGTGCGGATAACCTTGCCGTTAAGCATATATCCTTTTTGCAATTCCTCGATCACGACACCCTCGTCCACGTCTTTAGATTCCTGCTGCATAAGCGCTTCCTGGGTATTGGGGTCAAAGGGCCTGCCTTTTGTGTTTATAGGGGCCAGGCCGTGGCCGCGGAGCAGTTCATAAAGCTGGGCAAGCACCATTTCCATACCCTTCAAAAAACCCTGAAAATCCTCATGCTTTGATTCGGCCAGCTCTATCGCCCGCTCAAGGTTATCCACGGTGCTGAGCAGATTTAAAACTATCTCTTCGCAGGCGTATTTGGCAAACTCCACCTTCTCCTTCTCCCAGCGCTTTCGCGCGTTGTCAAATTCGGCGTGAAGGCGCAAAAATTTATCGTAATGCTCTTCCGCTTTAGACGCGGCCTCTTTAAGTTTGTTGAGCTCTTCCTCTTTCAGGGTGACCGTCTTTTCTACGGGCTCCATAACTTATGTCCTCACTTAAAATTGGCTTAATATCTCAGACACCCTCTCGGATAAGTATCCAAGCGTGGGTATGAGCCGCTCGTAATCCATGCGCCGCGGCCCGAACACCGCCATCCTTCCCGACGGCTTGTCCTTGACGTTGTATTTTGACACGATTATCGCGCATTCATCCATATCCGGCCAATTAAGTTCACTGCCGATATATATCTTCACGTTCTCCTCTATC from Candidatus Omnitrophota bacterium includes these protein-coding regions:
- the dnaJ gene encoding molecular chaperone DnaJ, which gives rise to MSTKRDYYEVLGINKGASTDEIKKAYRNLALKHHPDRVPAEQKKGAEEKFKEISEAYAVLSDPNKRLLYDQYGHAGVDQKYSYEDIFRGADFSSIFEGLGAGGSIFEGIFGDLGFDIFGAGRGRPSGRRSRRGRDLEFAADVTLEEAYEGVEKALEISRYELCGNCSGSGAKPGTKKANCPKCRGSGRVSVSSGFFQLTQTCPNCRGEGKVISTPCSKCYGEGRVKQQRKIKVKIPAGISDGSHLRLRGEGEAGEAGSGDLYVLVRIKEHPVFKRDDNDLFYEAALTLSKAVLGGEIEVPTLSGMVNMRIPPGTQSGKVFRLKGKGMPDVHGGSTGDELVRVTVEIPAQLNSEQRRLMEEFARASGESVDTKESFTDKVKKVFR
- the dnaK gene encoding molecular chaperone DnaK, with the translated sequence MARVIGIDLGTSNSAAAVMEAGRPVIIPSAEGAGIASGKAFPSVVAFTKDGQRLVGEPARRQAAINAEGTIQAAKRKMGEDFHYKVFGREYTPQQISAFILQKIKQDAESYLGDKVEEAVITCPAYFDDNQRQATKDAGEIAGLKVLRIINEPTAACLAYGLDKVGKEMKIMVFDFGGGTLDVTVMDMWHDKEHGAGGFEVKATNGDTRLGGTDMDNVLIDYIADKFKKESGIDIRNDKMALQRVREGAEKAKVELSSTLTTDINLPFITADASGPKHLTMSMTRSKLEELVGPIIDRCRHPVEQALKDANLTPNDIDKIIMVGGPTRMPVVQKFLEDLVGKKIERGIDPMECVALGAAIQAAIIKGDAKEVLLLDVTPLSLGIETLGGVFTKLIERNTTIPTRKSQVFSTAADNQTAVTVRVLQGERQMANDNTELGRFDLIGIPAAPRGVPQIEVAFDIDRDGIVHVSAKDLGTGKEQSMRITAPKKLSKEEIEKMVKEAEKFAADDTRKKEEVEIRNQADSLVYATEKSLKDFGDKVSASDKEDIQKKSDALKEALKGTDVDKIKKGTEELMQASHKLAEEVYKQAQAKQQGQAQAQGQPEEAGREEPRQDKKKDDVIDAEYKEEDDKK
- the grpE gene encoding nucleotide exchange factor GrpE — encoded protein: MEPVEKTVTLKEEELNKLKEAASKAEEHYDKFLRLHAEFDNARKRWEKEKVEFAKYACEEIVLNLLSTVDNLERAIELAESKHEDFQGFLKGMEMVLAQLYELLRGHGLAPINTKGRPFDPNTQEALMQQESKDVDEGVVIEELQKGYMLNGKVIRTAKVKVSKKP